Within Burkholderia cepacia GG4, the genomic segment AGCGGGCCGATCATCGCGATCGCGCTGACGCTCGTCGCCGTGTTCGTGCCGCTCGCGTTCATGTCGGGCCTGACCGGCCAGTTCTACAAGCAGTTCGCGATGACGATCGCGATCTCGACGGTGATCTCGGCGTTCAACTCGCTGACGCTGTCGCCGGCGCTGTCCGCGATCCTGCTGAAGGGCCATGGCGACAAGGAAGACTGGCTCACGCGCGTGATGAACCGCGTGCTCGGCGGCTTCTTCCGCGGCTTCAACAAGGTGTTCCATCGCGGCGCGGAGAATTACGGCCGCGGCGTGCGCGGCGTGCTGTCGCGCAAGACGCTGATGCTCGGCGTGTACCTCGTGCTGGTAGGCGCGACCGTGCTCGTGTCGAGGATCGTGCCGGGCGGCTTCGTGCCCGCGCAGGACAAGGAATACCTGATCGCGTTCGCGCAGCTGCCGAACGGCGCGTCGCTCGACCGCACCGAGAAGGTGATCCGCGACATGGGCTCGATCGCGCTGAAGCAGCCGGGCGTCGAGAGCGCGGTCGCGTTCCCGGGGCTGTCGGTGAACGGCTTCACCAACAGCTCGAGCGCGGGCATCGTGTTCGTCACGCTGAAGCCGTTCTCGGAACGGCACGGCAAGGCGTTGTCGGCCGGCGCGATCGCGGGTGCGCTGAATCAGCAGTACGCGAACATGAAGGACTCGTTCGTCGCGGTGTTCCCGCCGCCGCCGGTGCTGGGTCTCGGTACGCTCGGCGGGTTCAAGATGCAGATCGAGGATCGCGGTGCGGTCGGCTATGCGCGGCTCGCGGATGCGACCAACGACTTCATCAAGCGCGCGCAGCAGGCGCCGGAACTCGGGCCGCTGTTCACGAGCTACCAGATCAACGTGCCGCAGCTCAACGTCGATCTCGATCGCGTGAAGGCGAAGCAGCTCGGCGTGCCGGTGACCGACGTGTTCAACACGATGCAGGTGTATCTCGGCTCGCTGTACGTGAACGACTTCAACCGCTTCGGGCGCGTGTACCAGGTGCGCGTGCAGGCCGATGCGCCGTTCCGTCAGCGCGCGGACGACATCCTGCAGCTGAAGACGCGCAACGACAAGGGCGAGATGGTGCCGCTGTCGTCGCTCGTCACGGTGACGCCGACGTTCGGCCCGGAAATGGTCGTGCGCTACAACGGCTACACGGCGGCCGACATCAACGGCGGCCCGGCGCCGGGCTTCTCGTCGGGGCAGGCGCAAGCCGCGATCGAGCGCATTGCGCATGAAACGCTGCCGCGGGGCGTGCGGTTCGAATGGACCGATCTCACGTACCAGCAGATCCTGGCAGGCGATTCGGCGATGTATGTGTTCCCGATCAGTGTGCTGCTCGTGTTCCTCGTGCTCGCCGCGCTGTATGAGAGCCTGACGCTGCCGCTCGCGGTGATCCTGATCGTGCCGATGAGCATTCTGTCGGCGCTGACGGGCGTATGGCTCACGCAGGGCGACAACAACATCTTCACGCAGATCGGCCTGATGGTGCTGGTGGGGCTGTCCGCGAAGAACGCGATCCTGATCGTCGAATTCGCGCGTGAACTGGAGCATGACGGCAGGACCCCGCTCGAGGCCGCGATCGAGGCGAGCCGGCTGCGGCTGCGCCCGATCCTGATGACGTCGATCGCGTTCATCATGGGCGTCGTGCCGCTCGTCACGTCGACGGGTGCGGGCTCGGAGATGCGGCATGCGATGGGTATCGCGGTGTTCTTCGGGATGCTCGGCGTGACGCTGTTCGGGCTGATGCTGACGCCGGTGTTCTATGTCGTGCTGCGCACGCTGGCGGGCGGCAAGATCCACGTCGCCGGCAAGGACTCGGCCGGCTACGGTGTGTCGCCGTCGGGCGCGCCGGCTACGGATGCTTGAGGATAACAAGATGGACAACATGCACAACTCGAATGGCCTGATGCGCTTCGCGAAGGTGGCGGCCGCGAGCACCCTGCTCGCGACGCTGCTCGCCGCGTGCGCGGTGGGGCCCGACTACAAGCGCCCGGATGTGTCGACGCCCGCGGCGTTCAAGGAAGCGCCGACGCTCGCGGCCGGCGAACAGGCCGGCACGTGGAAGACCGCCGAGCCGGCGGATGGCGAGCATCGCGGCGAATGGTGGAAGGTGTTCGGCGATCCGGTGCTCGACTCGCTCGAGTCGCAGGCGCTTGCCGCGAACCAGAACCTGAAGGCCGCGGCCGCGCGTGTCGAGGAAGCGCGTGCGTCGACCCGCACCGCGCGTTCGCAGTGGTTCCCGCAGGTCGGCGCCGGGTTCGGGCCGACGCGCGAGGGGCTGTCGTCGGCGTCGCAGTTCCAGCCGCAGGGCACGGGCCCGACCAACGCGACGCTGTGGCGCGCGCAGGGCACGGTGTCCTACGAGGCCGACCTGTTCGGCCGCGTGAGCCGCAACGTCGAGGCCTCGCGCGCCGACCAGGCGCAGAGCGAAGCGCTGTTCCGTTCGGTGCAGCTCGCGCTGCAGGCGGACGTCGCGCAGAACTACTTCGAACTGCGCCAGCTCGACTCCGACCAGGACCTGTACCGCCGCACGGTCGAACTGCGCGACCAGGCGCTGAAGCTCGTGCAGCGCCGTTTCAACGAAGGCGACATCAGCGAGCTCGACGTGTCGCGTGCGAAGAACGAACTGGCGTCCGCGCAGGCCGATGCGGTCGGCGTCGCGCGCCGGCGCGCGGCATCCGAGCATGCGCTGGCGATCCTGCTCGGCAAGGCGCCAGCGGACTTCGCGTTCAAGGAAACGCCGATCGTGCCGGTCGCGGTGAAGGTTCCGCCGGGCCTGCCGTCGGCGCTGCTCGAACGTCGTCCGGACGTGTCGGCGGCCGAGCGCGCGATGGCGGCCGCGAACGCGCGGATCGGCCTCGCGAAGTCGGCGTATTTCCCGAAGCTCGATATCACCGGCGCATTCGGCTACGAGGCGTCGACGCTCGGCAACCTGTTCATGTGGTCGAGCCGCACGTTCCTGCTCGGGCCGTTCGCCGGTACCGCGCTGACGCTGCCGCTGTTCGACGGCGGGCGGCGTGCGGCCGGCGTGCAGCAGGCCCGCGCGCAGTACGACGAGCAGGTCGCGAACTACCGGCAGCAGGTGCTCGTCGCGTTCCGCGAGGTCGAGGACAATCTCGCCGATCTGCGCCTGCTCGACGACCAGATTCGCGCGCAGGATGCGGCCGTCAACGCGTCGCGCCGTGCGGCGACGCTGTCGCGTACGCAGTATCAGGAAGGTGAGGTCGCCTATCTCGACGTGATCGACAGCGAACGGTCGGTGCTGCAGTCGCAACTGCAGGCGAACCAGCTGACCGGGGCGCAGGCCGTGTCGACCGTCAACCTGATCCGCGCGTTGGGCGGCGGGTGGGGCGCGGCGCCGGCCCCGGCCGCGCTCGGCGATGCGGCAACGGGCAAGGCGGAGGTGGCTGCACGCTGAGCGTGAACGGCGGGCGATGTGTCGCCCGTCGGCCGTGAATCGAAGCGCCCCGGCATGCAGGCTCCGGCCTGCGTGACCGGGGTTTTTTCATCGTGCGTCGGGTTTGTATCGCAACTAACGGTCGAGTTCATCCGCCATCTTCAGACGGGGCATGCGGCGCTGTCCCGCCGCCTGCCCCGCTCAGGCGGCGTGCCCTTCAGCACGCAGTGCCCGTGCCAGTTCGCTGGCCGCCTTGCCGAGCCCCGTGTGCTTCGGCCGGCGCAGGTACACGGGCAGCGGCAGCCCGTTGCGGATGTTCGCGAACACGAACGGCGCGAGCGCGCCGTCGGCGACATGCCGGCCGATCACGGATTCGGGCAGGTTCGCCCAGCCGTGCCCGGCCTTCACGAGCGCGATCGCGGTCGCCAGGTCGGTCACCTTCCACGTGCGATTGCCGATCACGGGCCGCACGTCGGTGAGCGGCCGCTCCGGATCGGCGATCACGATCTGCCGGAAGCCCGACAGCCGTTCGATCGCCTCGGGCTGCGCGGCTTCTGCGATCGCCGGATGGTCCGGCGCGGCGACGGCAACGAGCGTCTCGGTCCACAGCGCGTGGATCTGTTCCTGCGGATGCAGGTCGAGCCCGCCGTACGCGACGCAAAGATCGACGGCGCCGCGATGCAGCGCGTCGACGATCGCGTCCTGCGGCGCGGTGACGATGCTGATCGCGAGCGCCGGATACTTCACGGCAACGGCGCTCAGCGCGCGGGCGACGGGGGCGCCGTCCAGCTCGGCCGCGAGCCCGAGCCGCAGCGTGTCCTCGACGCCTTCCGACAGATGCTGCGCATGCGCGCGCAGCGCGTGCAGCCGGTCGGCGATCGAGCGGGCGTCGGGCAGCAGCGCGGCCAACGCGGCGGTCGGCGTCGGCTCGCGCGTGCCGCGATCGAACAGCACGAGGTCCAGTTCGGCCTCGAGGTTCGCGATCGCCATGCTGACCGCCGACGGCGTGCGGCCGAGCGCACGCGCCGCTGCCGAGAACGAGCCTTTGTCGATGACGGTCAGCAGCATGTCGATATGGTCGCTGGTCAGCATGCGCGGGCCTCCTGTCAGAAAAATTGAAAGGACCTGACTTTTGCGGGCGAAGTGCCCGCGGTAGTCTCGCCACCTTGTTCGATATGAAGGTGGTGGGTCATGCAGGGATGGAAGAGACGCATAGTCTACGTCGTGATGTTCGAGGCGCTCGGCATCCTCGTCGCATCGTCGGTGCTCGGCATGTTGAGCGGCGCGAGCGCGACGACGAGCGGCCTGCTCGGCGTGATGATCTCGACGACGGGCGTCGTCGTCAATTTTCTGTACAACCTCGGGTTCGAGGCGTGGGAACGGCGGCGTGCTGAAACCACGCGCACCGTCGCGCGGCGTGTCGTGCACGCGATCGGGTTCCAGGTCGCGCTGGTGACGTTCCTGATTCCGCTGATCGCATGGTGGCTCGACGTGCCGCTGCTGCAGGCGTTCCTGTTCGACGCGGTGCTGATCGTGTTCTTCCCGATCTTCACGTTCGCGTACAACTGGTCGTTCGACAGCGTGTTCGGGTTGCCGGATGCGGTCACGCGCCAGGCCGAACCGCTTGCGTAACGCGATGGCCGGCAATGCGACGCGAAGCGATGCAGAGCAGGGCCCGCATCGCTTCGGAAAAGAGGGGGAGCGGGAAAGGCGGGCGGGACGAATGCCGCCCGCGGGCGTTACGCGGCGATGAACTCGTGCACGTAGCGGTTGAACACTGCGGGGCTCGCCGCGTTCATCCCGTGCGATGCACCGGCGACGGTCTGTCGTTGCGCATCGCCGATCCACTGCGACAGCGTGTCGACGTTGTTGCGGAACATCTTCGGGCTGCGCTGGCCGTCGATCAGCAGCGTGCGGCACGCGATATCCGCTGCCGTGTGCTGCGAATACGCGGGCAGCGGATCTTGCAGCTGCTTTGGCAGCGTGCTCGCGTTGTCGATCGCCATCGTGCGAAAGCGCGACGTGCTCTTCTTCCATGCGCCGGGCAGGCTCACCGAGTCGACGAACATCTCGAGACCGGCTTCCACTTCGCCTTGCCCGATCAGGTTCACGGCCTTGGTGCGCAGTGCGATCGCGCCGGCCGGCAGTGCGGCTTCGCGCACGCCCGGCTGTTGCAGCGGGCCGCCCGGATCGGCGAGCGTCAGCGTGTCGACGAGCTCCGGATGCTGGCGCGCGACGTTGAACGCGACGCTGCCGCCACGCGAATGGCCGACCAGATGCACGGGGCCGAGATCGAGCGCGTCGATGAATTCGGCGAGCTCGTCGACGTGGTTCTGCCAGCTGAACTCGTCCTGGATGCCCGCTTCGACGGCCGGCCAGTAGTGGCTGAGGCTCGGTGCGATGCAGCGGTACTGCGCCGACAGCGACGCGAGTTGCGGATCCCAGTAACGGTAGTCGCACAACGATCCGTGCACGAACACCATCGGTGCGCCGCTGCCCCGCTCGACATACGGCAGGCTGATGCCTGACGAAAGCGTTGCAAATTGCAGGTCGGGGTTCGCGAGCACCGAAGGCTCGATTCGCATGTTCATGACTGAAAACTCAATGGGTGCGTCATCACGACGCAACTATGCCTCACGGCGACCTGCAAGGAAAACGCATAATTTTCATCGCGACGATCAATTTTATTGATGACTCGGCTGAAAACCCTTGTCGCAGCGTGGGGATATCTCGAAGCCTTCAATCATCTGACGGTTGGTGCCGCGGTCGAAAGCGCGTGCGAGCGCCTGCGCACACGCGCATCGCAGCGGGGGAAAAGGCAGGAAAAAGGCAGGGAAAAGGCCGCCGAACGCGGCCCGCTGTCACCGCACCGCGAGCGCGGGGGCGGCCTGAAACTCGACGGGAAGATCGTTGTCGGCGGCGAACTGCATCGCGAAGTCGAATGCATCGGCGCATACGTTGCGCAATTCGTCCGACACGAGCAGGCATTTGACGCCACCGTCGACGACCGGCATCGCGAGCCGCGACAGCGCACACGGATAGCCGGGCCGCCGTTCGCCGACGAACAGCGTGATGACGCCCGCGAGCCGCTCGGGCCAGTCGCTCGGGCGGAAGGTTTTCTGCGCGTGCGTGACGCCGCGGATCAGGTGGCCGAGGGGTTGGCCGATGAGGCGGCCAGGTTCGGTGATGTCGATGCGATCCATGCTGGTGTGCGTATCCTCGTTCGCGTCATTCGCCGCCGTCGGCCGCCGCGTCGCCGCGCGCGGGAATCCGCAGGTTGCGCAGCTTGTGATAAAGCGTCTTCTTCGGCATGCCGAGCGCAACGCTTGCGTTCGCAACGTTGCCGTTGTGACGCCGCAGCATGTCCTCGATCAACATCCGCTCGAAATACGCGAGCTGTTCCGCGAGCGTGCCGCTCGCCGTGGCTGCGCCACCGGACGACAGCAGGCTGTCGCCGGTCAGGCCGAGCACGAAGCGATCGGCCACGTTCTGCAGTTCGCGCACGTTGCCGGGCCACGCATGCGTCATCAGTTCGGACACCTGCGCAGCCGTGACGACCGGCGCCGGCTGTCCGAAGCGGCGTGCGGCCGCGAGCACGAAATGCTCGAACAGCAGCGGCACGTCCTCGCGCCGTTCGCGCAGCGGCGGCAGCTCGATCTGCGCGACGTTGAGGCGATACAGCAAGTCCGCACGGAAGCGCCCGTCGGCCGCGAGTTCGGCGAGATCGGCCTTCGATGCGGCCACCACACGGCAGTCGACCGGAATCAGCTCGTTCGCGCCGAGCCGCTCGACCACACGCTCCTGCAGCACGCGCAGCATCTTGATCTGCAGCGGAATCGGCATCGTCTCGATCTCGTCGAGGAACAGCGTGCCGCCGTGCGCCCACTCGATCTTGCCGATGCGTTTCTTGATCGCGCCGGTGAACGCGCCGGCCTCGTGGCCGAACAGCTCGCTCTCGAAAATCTGCTCGGGCAGGCCGCCGCAGTTCAGCGCGACGAAATGCGCATCGCGCCGGCCGCCGAAGTCGTGCAGGCTGCGCGCGATCAGTTCCTTGCCGGTGCCGGTCTCGCCGGTGATCAGCACCGACACCGACGTATCGGCGAGGCGCAGGATCTTCTTGCGCACGTCGGCCATCGCGGGCGACTTGCCGAGCACGAATGCCTCGATGCCCTGCCAGTTGTCGAGCGCCGCGCGCAGCCCCTGCACCTCGAGCGTGAGCCGGCGCTTCTCGACCGCGCGCGCGACCCGGCCGGCGATCACGTCCGACGAAAACGGCTTCTCGATGAAGTCGTACGCGCCGTCCTGCATCGCGCCGACGGCCGTCGAAATATCGGCGTGGCCGCTGATCAGCACGACCGGGATCTGCGCATCGACGGCCATCACGCGTTCGAGCAGCTGCAGCCCGTCGATGCCCGGCATCCGCACGTCCGACACGATCACGATCGGGGCGCCGGGCGCGACGTGCGGGAGCGCGTCGGCGGCCGACGCGAATGCGTCGACCGGGAACCCGGCGAGCGCGACGGCCTGCTCGACGCCGATCCGGACGTTTTCATCGTCCTCGACGACCAGCACCCGAATCTCATCTTCCATGCTCTGTCCTTTGCAGCGTCGCCGCCGCGAATTCGATACTGAATTGCGCGCCGCCTTCGTCGCGGTTCGTCGCGGCGATCTTCGCGCCGAACCCCTCGACGATGCGCGACGTGATCGCGAGGCCGAGCCCGAGGCCCTGGCCGCGCGGCTTCGTGGTGACGAACGGCTCGAACAGGTGCGGCAGCACCTCGGGCGCGATGCCAGTGCCGCTGTCGGCGACGGTGAAGCGCACGCGGCCGGCTTCGTCCGCATCGTCCGCTTTGGCGGCTTCGATGACGATGCGCCGTACCGGCGCGTCGCGCACCGCGTCGAGCGCGTTGCCGAGCAGGTTCACGATCACCTGCTGCAGCTGGCTCGATTCGGCGGAGACCGCCATGCCGGGCGCGATGTTCACGTCGAGCTGCACGCCTTCGTCGCGAATCCGCGCATCGTAGATGAGCCGCGCATGCGCGACGGCCTCGTTCAGCGACACCGCGACGCGCTCGACATCGGGCTTGCGCGCGAAGGTCTTCAGCTCGCCGGTGAGCACCGCCATGCTGTCGACCAGCTTGCCGATCCGTTCGAGATTGGCGTACGCCGGTGCCGGCTGGCCGCGCTCGAAGAACGTGCGTGCGTTGTCGCACAGCGTGCGGATCGCGACGAGCGGCTGGTTCAGCTCGTGCGTGAGGCCGGCGGCCATCTGCCCGAGCACCGCGAGCTTGCCCGCGTGCACGACTTCCTGCTGCGAATCGCGCAGCCGTTGCTCGGTGCGTTCGCGTTCGACGATCTCGCGCTGCATCCGCTCGTTCGTGGCCGTCAGCGCGGCCGTGCGCTGCGCGACGGTCAGCTCGAGCCGGTCGTTCGCGCGGCGCAGCGCGTCCTGCGCCCTCAGCCGCGCGACGATCGCCCGGCGTCGCTGGATCGCGTAGCCGACCAGCAGCGCGGCGATCAGGAACGCGCCGGTGACGAACACGAATGCGGTTTGCTGCTGCCGTCGTGCGCCGGCGATGTCGAGCAGCACCATCAGCGAATCGCCGGCCTGCGGCGCGGGGCGCGACATCACCAGATAGCGCGTGCTGCGGCCGGCGTGGCGCGGATCGGGAAACGTGCCGAACCACGCGGCGGCACTGCGATCGCCGATCCGGCGGTACGGCAGCGCGTCGACCGTGCGGCCCGCATATTGCCGCGACGCCTGGATGTCGCGCTGCTGCTGCGCGGTGATCGGACGCAGCGCGGTGAATTTCCACGCCGGTTCGGTCGAGATCACGACCACGCCGTTGCCGTCGACCACCATCGCGGCGACGCCCGGCGCGCGCCATGCGGATTCGAGCGGGTCGACGCTGATCTTCACGGCCGCGACGCCGATCGGCACGCCGTCGTCGCGCACCGCGCTCGCGAAGTAGACGCCCGGCACGCCGGTGTTGGTGCCGATTCCGAAGAAGCGGCCGCTGCCGCGCGCGAGCGCGTCCTTGAAGTACGGCCGGTACGACACGTTGGTGCCGACGAAGCTGATCGTCTCGTTCCAGTTGCTGGCGGCGATCACTTCGCCCTGCAGGTCGATCACGTCGACGGCGCCGCTGCCCGCATCGCGGTTCACGGCTTCGAGATAGGTGTTCACCGAATGCACGAGACCGGGTGCGTCGTGCGGCGCGGCCTTCAGCATCGCGCGTACGCCGTCCTGTCGCGCGACCAGGCCGGGCAGGATCTCGAAGCGGCCGAGTTCGCTTTTCAGGCTCGACGCATACAGGTCGAGCCGGTGCTCGCCGGTTTCCTCGAGCGCGTCGATCGCGCGTTCCCACGCGAAATCGACGGCCGCGCCCGCCACGCCGACATACAGCACGGCGGCCGACGCCCAGCCCCACCACGGGATTCCCTTGAAGCTCTTCTGCACGTTCGCCCTCATCGAAGCCCGCAACCGTCCGCTACCGGCCGTCCGCGACCGGCCGTCCGCTACCGGCCGTCAGCAACGACGCGCGCCGCACGCCGGCAGAGCCGGCGGCGGCGCGTGCGAAGCAGCCTGCGCGACGGTGCGCGCGACCGCGCATTATCCGAAGTGCGCGACCAGGATCAGCGTCACCGTGACGACGATCGCGCCGCCGATGCGCGTCGCGATCTGCGCGAACGGCATCAGTTGCATCCGGTTCGCGGCGGTCAGGATCGCGACGTCGCCGGTGCCGCCTTGCCCGCTGTGGCAGGCGTTCACGATTGCGGTGTCGATAGGGTACATCTTCAGCAGGCGGCCGACCACGAAACCAGTGCCCATCAGCGTCGCGACGGTCGACACGATCGTGATGACGTTGACGACCGTGAAAGCTGCGGTCAGCTTGTCCCACGGCGTCATCGCGACGCCGATCGCGAACAGCAGCGGATACGTGACGGCGGTCGAGAAGAACTTGTAAACCACGAACGCGCCTTCCTGCAGCGGCGGCGACACCGCGCGCGCGAGCTTGACCAGCACCGCGAGGAACAGCATCGCGACCGGCGCGGGCAGGCCGAACAGCTTGTGCGCCATCAGGCCCACCAGATACAGCGTGATGGCCGTGATGCCGGCGCCCGCGATATGTGTGACGTCGACGTGGCCGCGGATTTCCTCGTTTTCCGGCGTCATGTCGCCGCTTTCGCCGACCTGCAGGCGGCCGTTGCCGGTCAGGTGCGGCATGCGCTTGCCGAGCATGTCGAGCGCGCCCGACAGGATGATCGCGGTCAGGCTGCCGAGCATCACCGGCGGCAGCACCATCGCGAACATCTCGCCCTGCGGCAGGTGCATCAGTTCCGAATAGCCGATCGACAGCGGAATCGCGCCTTCGCCGACGCCGCCGGCCATGATCGGCACGACGATGTACAGCAGCGTGTGGCGTGCGCCGAGGCCGAGCGCGGTCCCGACCGCCGTGCCGACGATCGCGGCCGCGACCGAGCCGGCGGCGAGCGGGATGAAGATCTTCACGAAGCCCTGGATCAGCACGCGCCGGTCCATGCTCAAGATGCTGCCGACGATGATCGATGCGATGAACAGGTACAGGAAGTTGGTCGACTTCGTGAACTCGATCGTCAGGTTCAGCACCGGCTTCGGCAGCACGTGATAGTAGGTGAGCGCCGACGGCACGAAGGTCGCGAAGATCGCGGCCGCACCGATGTTGCGCAACAGCGGCAGGCGCTTGCCGAGTTCGGCGCAGGTGAAGCCGAAGAACGCGAGCACGGCGATCGCCATCGAGATCTCGCCGGGCACCTTGCCCGTCACCGCGAAACCGACGATCAGCGCGAACAGGATCACGTAGACCGGCAGCGGGATGATGCCGACGCGGATTTCCATCAGCTTCCACCAGCCTTCCGGCCAGAAGCGTTCGCGCGTGGCGGGACCGGCTTCGGCAATCGCCTCCGGACGGGATTGGGTATGGATAGAGGTCTGCAAGACGTGTCTCCTGATGTTGGAATGCCTGCATCGCTTCGCGGCATCGTGTGCCGTCTATTACGCAACCCCCGTGCCAGGAATCCGGGCTGACGGAATATTTTTAGTTCATTGATTCATAAGGGATTTGTTTCGTCGGTGGAAAGGGTCGCCGGGACCGGCAGGCCGAGATTTCGGAATTCGCCCGGCGCCCAGGCCGAGATTTCGGCCAGGCAGCCGGCCGGGCGCCCGGTCCCGGGTGATCGCGCGCCATATCGCCGCACGCGATTTTCTTCGCAGAATCGCTTCGTAGACCGCCCTCGCGCCGCTCTCTATCATCGGCTGATCCTTTTCCGATGCGACGACGACTGTCCGGAGAACGCCCGTGCGTTCGCCGCGGCGTCGCTCATCCGTCGATACCGTCTATGGACAGGAGAGTGGTTCCCATGCTGCATGCCGTTTTTTCCGCCCGCTTTTCCTCCGGCCGTGTTGCCCGCTTGCTGGCAGCCGCGCTGCTCGGCGTCGTGATGCTGAACGGCGCCCGCGCCGACACCGCGCCGCTGAAGGTCGGCATCTCGACGAGCCCGCAGATCGACGCGCTGAAGATCGCCGCGAAGGAGGCGAAGGCACAGGGGCTCGACGTGCGGATCGTCGAATTCACCGACTGGAATACGCCGAACGCAGCGCTCGCGAACAAGGACATCGACGTCAATTACTTCCAGCACATCCCGTTTCTCGAGAACGCGAAGAAGCAGGGCGGCTACGACTTCGTATCGATCGCACCCGGCACGATCATGAAGATCGGCCTCTATTCGAAGAAGGTGAAGCGCTTCGACGAGCTGAAGGACGGCGCGCGGGTCGCGATCGCGAACGATCCGGTGAACGGCGGGCGCGGGCTGTTGCTGCTGCAGCGCGCGGGGCTGATCACGCTGAAGCCGGGCACCGACTACCGCGCGACGACGCACGACATCGTGTCCAACCCGAAGCACCTGAAGATCATCCCGCTCGAAGCGTCGCAGCTCGCGCGCTCGCTCGATGACGTCGATCTCGCGCAGGGCTACCCGAGCTTCATCAAGCTCGCCGGCACGACCGACCCGAACAGCGCGCTGCTGTTCGACGGTACCGAGAACAAGAGCTTCGCGATCCAGTGGGTCGTGCGGCCGGACAGCGTGAACGACGCGCGCATCCGCAAGTTCATCTCGATCTACCAGCACTCGCCGGCCGTGCGCCGTGCGCTCGACAACGCGTTCGGCTCGCTGTACGCGATCGCGTGGTGACGGAGGCGGACATGACGACGGCGAACCGCAAGAAGATCCTGCTCAACGCGTTCAACATGAACTGCGTCGGGCACATCAACCACGGACTGTGGACGCATCCGCGCGACCGCTCCGCGCACTACACCGATCTCGACTACTGGTCCGATCTCGCGAAGACGCTCGAACGCGGCAAGTTCGACGGGATCTTTCTGGCCGACATCGTCG encodes:
- a CDS encoding sigma-54-dependent transcriptional regulator; this encodes MEDEIRVLVVEDDENVRIGVEQAVALAGFPVDAFASAADALPHVAPGAPIVIVSDVRMPGIDGLQLLERVMAVDAQIPVVLISGHADISTAVGAMQDGAYDFIEKPFSSDVIAGRVARAVEKRRLTLEVQGLRAALDNWQGIEAFVLGKSPAMADVRKKILRLADTSVSVLITGETGTGKELIARSLHDFGGRRDAHFVALNCGGLPEQIFESELFGHEAGAFTGAIKKRIGKIEWAHGGTLFLDEIETMPIPLQIKMLRVLQERVVERLGANELIPVDCRVVAASKADLAELAADGRFRADLLYRLNVAQIELPPLRERREDVPLLFEHFVLAAARRFGQPAPVVTAAQVSELMTHAWPGNVRELQNVADRFVLGLTGDSLLSSGGAATASGTLAEQLAYFERMLIEDMLRRHNGNVANASVALGMPKKTLYHKLRNLRIPARGDAAADGGE
- a CDS encoding sensor histidine kinase, whose translation is MRANVQKSFKGIPWWGWASAAVLYVGVAGAAVDFAWERAIDALEETGEHRLDLYASSLKSELGRFEILPGLVARQDGVRAMLKAAPHDAPGLVHSVNTYLEAVNRDAGSGAVDVIDLQGEVIAASNWNETISFVGTNVSYRPYFKDALARGSGRFFGIGTNTGVPGVYFASAVRDDGVPIGVAAVKISVDPLESAWRAPGVAAMVVDGNGVVVISTEPAWKFTALRPITAQQQRDIQASRQYAGRTVDALPYRRIGDRSAAAWFGTFPDPRHAGRSTRYLVMSRPAPQAGDSLMVLLDIAGARRQQQTAFVFVTGAFLIAALLVGYAIQRRRAIVARLRAQDALRRANDRLELTVAQRTAALTATNERMQREIVERERTEQRLRDSQQEVVHAGKLAVLGQMAAGLTHELNQPLVAIRTLCDNARTFFERGQPAPAYANLERIGKLVDSMAVLTGELKTFARKPDVERVAVSLNEAVAHARLIYDARIRDEGVQLDVNIAPGMAVSAESSQLQQVIVNLLGNALDAVRDAPVRRIVIEAAKADDADEAGRVRFTVADSGTGIAPEVLPHLFEPFVTTKPRGQGLGLGLAITSRIVEGFGAKIAATNRDEGGAQFSIEFAAATLQRTEHGR
- a CDS encoding 2-hydroxycarboxylate transporter family protein, yielding MQTSIHTQSRPEAIAEAGPATRERFWPEGWWKLMEIRVGIIPLPVYVILFALIVGFAVTGKVPGEISMAIAVLAFFGFTCAELGKRLPLLRNIGAAAIFATFVPSALTYYHVLPKPVLNLTIEFTKSTNFLYLFIASIIVGSILSMDRRVLIQGFVKIFIPLAAGSVAAAIVGTAVGTALGLGARHTLLYIVVPIMAGGVGEGAIPLSIGYSELMHLPQGEMFAMVLPPVMLGSLTAIILSGALDMLGKRMPHLTGNGRLQVGESGDMTPENEEIRGHVDVTHIAGAGITAITLYLVGLMAHKLFGLPAPVAMLFLAVLVKLARAVSPPLQEGAFVVYKFFSTAVTYPLLFAIGVAMTPWDKLTAAFTVVNVITIVSTVATLMGTGFVVGRLLKMYPIDTAIVNACHSGQGGTGDVAILTAANRMQLMPFAQIATRIGGAIVVTVTLILVAHFG
- a CDS encoding MetQ/NlpA family ABC transporter substrate-binding protein, producing the protein MLHAVFSARFSSGRVARLLAAALLGVVMLNGARADTAPLKVGISTSPQIDALKIAAKEAKAQGLDVRIVEFTDWNTPNAALANKDIDVNYFQHIPFLENAKKQGGYDFVSIAPGTIMKIGLYSKKVKRFDELKDGARVAIANDPVNGGRGLLLLQRAGLITLKPGTDYRATTHDIVSNPKHLKIIPLEASQLARSLDDVDLAQGYPSFIKLAGTTDPNSALLFDGTENKSFAIQWVVRPDSVNDARIRKFISIYQHSPAVRRALDNAFGSLYAIAW